One Channa argus isolate prfri chromosome 15, Channa argus male v1.0, whole genome shotgun sequence DNA segment encodes these proteins:
- the fam83ga gene encoding protein FAM83G isoform X3 gives MALSQIQCLDENHVNPRTHESKPEFLYCEDQRLALEALLRDGREAFTKHLEARGLRGFLSDLELETFLEAVEPYDPDSDLFPVNAEDDEPPLSLHYWPDLSDTSVPQLDLGWPDSESYRGVTRATVYTQPPLDGQAHIKEVVRKMIAQAQKVIAVVMDVFTDVDIFRDLLDAGFKRRVAVYILLERTTLPHFMSMCQRANMHAGHLKHLRVRCMDGAEFYTRSCTKVKGRMGHRFMFVDGDKAVSGSYNFTWMSSRLDRNLITVVTGQAVDAFDRLFRHLYVTSSSVDLRQIATEPEPEPEPLPQPAAVVPPSAALARKLYNPKYALLTIGNPSQTSTPSADPSSSKEPLNLENSKNPDVPETDKRRKKRASKEAIEVPPLHPGLIDLEKACLISYLPTWPEPDPPSDVIGFINIRDSSKPTQVHMQRSEMFETSQAIRFSSPLSMPKETLPEVAKPRQFTAKCDEVKKLQPMGDKTKAGESLVDSVQPTQLTPQPDDIKCKKEGHEQEPSSGQKSKPTKDTTEAHRITTKNKLLSSTPLVQDAGSNTTPHLIAHTAAQSSSSKVSTPNSHGSSDSTQTVTTNSSKSESLPELNTQNKAETTLNTQRLVAHETQTLESTSTQSPHLHAPAESNSEQCTQEPTGLPPTNSHTQQQSSSEMTSVIHSNISTASASETNSHSTSVTTNVCTPLSSTLASPVLPPLASPSGMLDLTPPSSTTSPPPPIPKPRTIHLVIKGTNEDLPEFSVDRTERLASMGQLVVHSKPEVATVAQTPPEKEPETVLELHTSKMGKQRDTENTGSPEEAPQQERTVASKETKGKGAVALDDTAAETQAQSAVLIPDAPKAGGVHIQEMIPKEINPSTNGKITSKTQTDQTATVVTDTKTLEKALTNCELAQTASETSNNVTQQTHQARGHETQKPSHCETNPPSNGALDNVKCLNASTHSPFSTTANSHSSTDSADDGTSGQISNPSATPPPHMDSKAHMSKDNAHIHAAYQESQLAFKPRGSSHTPERPLRLHLSDTHIRDLRSQTSERELCSLTGLIRAPSSELLPPDSRTHTPDPRSYTPDLQSPTPDGGDGHVSPRDNSTVSTTSEEYYECCESPFRDPIFDSAGYRKNGTPEDHVTFTHTNTPNAATITTSFVSAADVNHNTHPDKNSSCSETQTIMRWEEHTASEENEKEKNVAERRTEQGSQEIETRGKKEAKKTEEHLVRGIDLTEVVEKDNESQPQAPKRKRPLNKSANESLVDGGAALGNSTKEGTDTKRLSTCGLKPDRVSADGERPDKEKVVDKAALKHSKMEKRDRAQSTRDTDGQKV, from the exons ATGGCGCTGTCCCAGATACAGTGCCTTGATGAGAACCACGTGAACCCGCGGACGCACGAGTCAAAACCTGAGTTTCTCTACTGCGAAGACCAGCGGCTCGCGCTAGAGGCTCTGCTCCGGGATGGCCGCGAGGCCTTCACGAAGCACCTGGAGGCGCGCGGCCTCCGAGGCTTCCTCTCGGACCTGGAGCTGGAAACTTTCCTCGAGGCGGTGGAGCCCTACGACCCGGACTCAGATCTCTTCCCCGTGAATGCAGAGGACGACGAACCCCCGCTCTCACTGCACTATTGGCCAGACCTGTCGGACACATCCGTGCCTCAGTTGGACCTGGGTTGGCCCGACAGCGAGTCTTACCGCGGGGTGACGCGGGCGACGGTGTACACGCAGCCGCCGCTCGATGGTCAGGCGCACATCAAAGAGGTCGTCCGGAAAATGATTGCGCAGGCGCAAAAG GTGATAGCTGTGGTGATGGATGTCTTTACTGACGTCGACATCTTCAGAGACTTGCTAGATGCTGGTTTCAAAAGGAGAGTTGCGGTTTACATCCTGTTGGAACGCACAACGCTACCTCATTTCATGTCCATGTGTCAGCGGGCCAACATGCACGCCGGACATCTCAAG caCCTTCGTGTTCGCTGCATGGACGGAGCAGAGTTCTACACTCGGTCCTGCACCAAGGTCAAAGGGCGAATGGGGCACAGATTCATGTTCGTCGATGGAGACAAAGCCGTGTCTGGATCATacaa TTTCACCTGGATGTCTTCACGATTGGACAGAAATCTCATCACCGTGGTCACTGGCCAGGCAGTAGATGCTTTCGACCGGCTTTTCCGGCACCTTTATGTGACCTCCAGCTCCGTTGACCTCCGGCAAATCGCCACGGAGCCTGAACCTGAGCCGGAGCCTCTCCCACAGCCGGCTGCTGTGGTCCCTCCTTCTGCTGCTCTTGCTAGGAAACTGTACAACCCCAAATATGCCCTGCTGACTATAGGAAACCCTAGCCAGACCTCTACCCCTTCTGCTGACCCCAGTAGCTCCAAAGAACCCCTTAATCTGGAGAACTCCAAGAATCCAGATGTTCCAGAAACcgacaagaggagaaagaaacgGGCCAGTAAAGAAGCTATAGAAGTACCCCCCCTCCATCCTGGACTCATTGATCTAGAAAAAGCATGCTTGATCTCATATTTGCCCACGTGGCCAGAGCCTGACCCCCCCAGCGATGTAATTGGGTTCATTAACATTCGAGATTCCAGCAAACCTACTCAGGTTCATATGCAGCGATCTGAGATGTTTGAAACCAGCCAAGCAATCAGGTTCAGCAGTCCACTGAGCATGCCAAAGGAAACCCTTCCAGAGGTTGCCAAGCCCAGACAGTTCACTGCTAAATGTGACGAGGTGAAAAAACTTCAACCAATGGGAGATAAGACCAAGGCTGGTGAGTCTCTGGTAGACAGTGTTCAGCCAACACAACTCACTCCACAGCCCGATGAcatcaaatgtaaaaaggaaGGGCATGAACAGGAGCCTTCATCTGGACAGAAGTCTAAACCTACCAAGGACACTACTGAGGCTCACAGAATCACCACAAAGAATAAACTGCTTTCAAGCACACCTCTTGTCCAAGATGCAGGCAGCAACACTACACCTCACCTCATTGCACACACAGCTGCCCAATCCAGCAGCAGCAAGGTGTCCACTCCTAACAGTCACGGGTCTTCAGACAGCACACAGACTGTCACAACAAACAGTTCTAAGTCAGAGTCACTTCCAGAATTGAACActcaaaacaaagcagaaacgactttaaacacacaaaggcTTGTTGCACATGAGACACAAACACTGGAGTCTACCAGCACACAGTCTCCACACCTGCATGCGCCAGCTGAGTCAAACTCAGAGCAGTGCACACAAGAACCAACAGGGCTGCCACCTactaattcacacacacagcaacaaagcTCCTCTGAAATGACTTCAGTCATCCACAGCAACATTTCTACAGCCTCTGCTTCTGAAACAAACTCTCACTCCACTAGTGTAACTACAAATGTCTGCACTCCTTTGTCCTCCACTTTAGCTTCTCCTGTCCTTCCTCCTCTCGCCTCTCCTTCTGGAATGTTAGATCTTACCCCTCCTTCTTCCACCACATCCCCACCTCCGCCAATCCCCAAACCTCGTACCATCCATCTGGTTATCAAAGGCACCAATGAGGATCTGCCAGAGTTCAGTGTTGACAGGACTGAGCGCTTGGCCAGCATGGGACAACTGGTGGTCCACAGTAAGCCCGAGGTAGCAACTGTGGCGCAGACCCCACCAGAAAAAGAGCCAGAGACCGTCCTAGAACTACACACTAGCAAAATGGGGAAGCAAAGAGACACTGAGAACACAGGAAGTCCTGAAGAAGCTCCACAACAAGAACGGACTGTGGCTTCCAAAGAGACAAAGGGTAAGGGAGCAGTTGCACTAGATGATACTGCAGCAGAAACACAAGCCCAGTCAGCAGTTTTGATACCTGATGCTCCAAAGGCAGGCGGTGTGCATATTCAAGAAATGATTCCAAAAGAAATCAACCCATCTACAAATGGCAAAATAAcctcaaagacacaaacagaccaAACAGCCACAGTAGTGACAGACACCAAGACCTTAGAAAAAGCCCTGACCAACTGTGAGTTGGCTCAAACAGCAAGTGAAACAAGCAACAATGTgacacaacagacacatcaagCAAGAGGACATGAAACTCAAAAGCCATCACATTGTGAAACGAATCCACCCAGTAATGGTGCGTTAGACAATGTGAAGTGTCTAAACGCTTCAACACACTCTCCTTTTTCTACCACAGCTAACTCCCATTCATCCACAGACAGTGCTGACGATGGCACAAGTGGTCAGATAAGTAATCCAAGTGCCACACCACCACCTCATATGGACAGTAAGGCACATATGTCAAAAGATAACGCGCACATCCACGCCGCCTATCAAGAATCACAACTTGCCTTCAAACCACGGGGAAGCTCACACACTCCAGAAAGACCTCTGCGCTTGCatctgtctgacacacacattcgAGACCTGCGCTCGCAGACCTCGGAGCGAGAACTGTGTTCACTCACTGGTCTCATACGCGCCCCAAGTTCAGAATTGTTGCCTCCAGATTCACGAACGCACACGCCAGACCCTCGTTCATACACTCCAGACTTGCAAAGCCCTACGCCTGACGGTGGCGACGGACATGTCTCGCCGAGGGACAACTCCACTGTCTCCACCACCTCGGAGGAATATTATGAGTGTTGTGAGTCACCTTTTCGTGACCCCATTTTTGACAGTGCGGGTTATCGCAAAAACGGGACACCGGAGGATCATGttaccttcacacacacaaatacccCAAATGCTGCAACCATCACCACCTCTTTTGTCAGTGCTGCAGACGTAAATCATAACACTCATCCAGACAAGAATTCATCATGTAGTGAAACACAAACGATAATGAGGTGGGAGGAGCACACTGcaagtgaagaaaatgaaaaggagaaGAATGTGGCAGAGAGGAGAACAGAGCAGGGTTCCCAGGAGATAGAGACGAGAGGCAAAAAGGAAGCTAAGAAAACAGAAGAGCATTTAGTACGAGGTATAGATTTGACAGAGGTAGTGGAAAAAGACAATGAGTCCCAGCCCCAAGCCCCTAAGAGAAAGAGACCTCTGAACAAATCAGCAAATGAGAGTCTGGTCGATGGAGGAGCAGCTCTGGGAAATTCAACCAAAGAGGGAACGGATACAAAGCGATTGTCCACTTGTGGCCTTAAACCTGATAGGGTTTCTGCTGATGGGGAGAGACCAGACAAGGAGAAGGTGGTGGACAAGGCGGCACTGAAACACAGCAAGATGGAAAAGAGAGACAGGGCCCAGTCAACGAGAGACACTGACGGACAGAAGGTATGA